In the Harmonia axyridis chromosome 3, icHarAxyr1.1, whole genome shotgun sequence genome, one interval contains:
- the LOC123675777 gene encoding piggyBac transposable element-derived protein 3-like: MAVDERLYTRGRSGTGLLLHELIDLIENDEDISATNIAICPPDELPGADTDKDSDLSDEEVVGDFDHLPARILRSQVEMQNPEIDDDHGNPVVQDENHSEEPRPTTSSQTRVRSTKRKRPTERTWKPKMNGLSSSIPELECEYRPVAEDLLKETVKSPIEAFRAYFSEDLLSHIVTETNRYAMQKLVHNLNATAEEMITFVGIMLMSGYHPLPYRRLYWKQDPDVHSHLVSDAIRRNRFDELISFIHLANNENNDGSDKMYKVRPIFDHLNNSFKQISPGPTISIDESMIPYYGRHGCKQFIRGKPIRFGFKLWVAADPSGYIHHVEPYCGSSTRLPETGLGQGGDVVIGLVDHMKLSKGIRLYFDNLFTSVGLLEELSSRGLGGTGTLRENRCSVSMKLPDKKTWKNKPRGETSTSSSGDILAVRWNDNNVVTVLTNCDNVHPMSKSNRYSRIEKKVISVKVPGPIARYNSNMGGVDLSDQFLASYRNRIRSKKWWWPYFSWTVDVCSTQGWLLYRRLGHDIPLLDFRRQCAIFILKSYGSPPMVAGVRSSLEFTPALEEIRKDRTDHFIEKGESKYRRCKVCGRRTIFVCKKCEVPVHPDECFKIFHDVK; encoded by the exons ATGGCCGTCGATGAGAGATT GTATACTCGTGGAAGATCAGGCACtggattacttcttcatgaatTAATTGACCTTATCGAGAACGATGAGGACATATCAGCCACCAATATAGCCATATGTCCACCTGATGAACTTCCTGGTGCAGATACAGATAAGGACTCTGATTTATCGGATGAAGAGGTAGTTGGAGATTTTGACCACCTTCCTGCCCGTATATTACGCTCTCAGGTGGAAATGCAGAATCCAGAAATCGATGATGATCACGGCAATCCAGTCGTCCAAGATGAGAACCATTCAGAAGAACCTAGACCGACGACTTCTTCGCAGACAAGAGTAAGAAGCACCAAACGTAAGCGTCCCACAGAACGTACTTGGAAGCCGAAAATGAATGGGTTATCTTCAAGTATTCCTGAACTTGAATGCGAATACCGACCGGTAGCAGAAGATCTTCTGAAAGAAACGGTAAAAAGCCCTATTGAGGCTTTTAGGGCTTACTTCTCGGAAGATTTATTGAGTCATATCGTAACCGAAACTAATCGTTATGCTATGCAGAAACTCGTTCACAACCTGAATGCCACTGCTGAAGAAATGATTACATTTGTCGGAATTATGTTGATGTCAGGTTACCACCCTCTTCCATATAGAAGACTCTACTGGAAACAAGATCCAGATGTTCATTCGCACTTAGTTTCCGATGCCATCCGTCGAAACCGATTCGATGAACTGATAAGTTTTATTCACCTTGccaacaatgaaaacaatgatggaaGTGATAAAATGTACAAGGTCCGACCTATTTTTGATCACCTCAACAACTCTTTCAAACAAATCAGTCCTGGGCCCACTATTAGTATCGACGAGAGTATGATTCCTTATTACGGAAGGCATGGGTGCAAACAGTTTATTCGCGGAAAACCTATCAGATTTGGGTTCAAGTTATGGGTTGCCGCGGATCCATCTGGatacatccatcatgttgaacccTATTGTGGAAGTTCAACTCGTCTTCCAGAAACTGGACTCGGTCAAGGAGGTGACGTAGTAATTGGACTTGTAGACCACATGAAATTGTCAAAGGGTATTCGACTCTACTTTGACAATCTTTTTACATCGGTTGGGTTGTTGGAAGAGCTTAGTTCTAGAGGACTTGGTGGAACTGGTACTCTGCGTGAGAATCGCTGTAGTGTTTCAATGAAACTTCCAGATAAAAAAACGTGGAAAAATAAACCCAGAGGTGAAACATCCACCAGTTCTTCAGGAGATATTTTAGCAGTCCGTTGGAATGACAACAATGTTGTTACTGTACTTACTAATTGTGATAATGTACATCCTATGTCAAAGTCAAACCGATActccagaattgaaaagaagGTCATTTCTGTCAAAGTACCAGGTCCTATTGCTCGTTACAATAGTAACATGGGTGGAGTAGATCTTTCTGATCAATTTTTGGCTTCCTACCGAAACAGAATCAGGTCGAAAAAATGGTGGTGGCCTTATTTCTCTTGGACTGTGGATGTATGCAGCACACAAGGTTGGTTACTGTATCGTCGCCTTGGGCATGATATTCCTCTATTGGATTTCAGACGTCAGTGtgctattttcattctgaagtcTTACGGCAGTCCTCCAATGGTAGCAGGAGTTCGATCATCTCTAGAGTTCACACCAGCTctcgaagaaataagaaaagatcgaacagatcatttcatcgaaaaaggTGAATCCAAGTATCGCCGTTGTAAAGTATGTGGCAGGCGTACAATTTTTGTATGCAAGAAGTGTGAAGTTCCTGTTCATCCTGATgagtgtttcaaaatttttcatgatgtaaaataa